The Rhipicephalus sanguineus isolate Rsan-2018 chromosome 7, BIME_Rsan_1.4, whole genome shotgun sequence genome includes a window with the following:
- the LOC119399568 gene encoding uncharacterized protein LOC119399568, whose translation MPELPRVVILRGIQRGVDWRPTQLADHLPSALQDCSLCGGVEPTTITLPCSHAFCDNCLRASKESEDGEHLCVLDGRPFVLDENVVRKKCSTKDAAFIKVACWNSCYGCDFIGPVSLLPEHFEEDCKFHPAVCPRCKVTMLLADLPGHYRSSCTAPLEWTEPAPRSTELNRSTSRSTWGEDVTLTAHDTLVGLESRMNELVEYVRNLDTKSTDMSLSLSEVTEILRQMASTTSESAGCSGNQAECATLSTNPHENVPLGVLQTSESESAEASVASTPSSSVEDDTLSEARGSIRAELLPRAMYSVPVPRLALRRQTTQLTHYMPDRERADREKKAFLVFFRRRKAASSGSASDFMPLYDLLKRGIELSVPETWTAKVALDSNKGCHVKIVILEENSALDVYAKVEERRKTFNPWKVESVRLVHPGESALLSASSGSHPLEPTWTHSRAARLKFPASGYGFYGSHRFEAMCRRGFVEGNDTVTFCVTLMRKWNAPVESTADAAP comes from the exons ATGCCTGAGCTACCGCGCGTTGTAATACTCCGTGGAATCCAGCGCGGTGTTGACTGGAGACCCACGCAGCTGGCCGATCACCTCCCCTCGGCTCTGCAGGATTGTAGTTTGTGCGGTGGTGTGGAGCCGACAACGATTACACTTCCCTGCTCGCACGCCTTCTGCGACAACTGCCTCCGAGCGAGCAAGGAATCTGAAGACGGCGAGCATCTTTGCGTGCTCGATGGCCGACCGTTTGTTCTTGACGAAAATGTTGTCCGGAAGAAATGTTCCACGAAAGATGCTGCATTCATAAAG GTAGCGTGCTGGAACTCTTGTTACGGGTGTGATTTTATAGGGCCTGTCTCACTCTTGCCAGAACATTTTGAAGAGGACTGTAAATTCCATCCAGCTGTGTGTCCTCGGTGCAAGGTGACGATGCTACTGGCGGATCTCCCAGGTCATTACCGGTCGTCCTGCACGGCGCCTCTTGAATGGACCGAGCCGGCTCCTCGGAGTACTGAGTTAAATCGCTCTACATCGCGCAGCACATGGGGCGAAGATGTCACACTCACAGCTCACGACACACTGGTCGGCTTGGAATCAAGGATGAACGAACTGGTGGAGTATGTAAGAAACCTTGATACAAAATCCACTGATATGAGTTTGAGCCTGAGTGAAGTCACAGAAATCCTGCGGCAAATGGCTTCGACTACGTCGGAGTCAGCTGGTTGCTCAGGCAACCAAGCTGAGTGCGCCACTTTGTCAACCAATCCACACGAAAACGTACCACTTGGCGTACTACAAACAAGCGAGAGCGAAAGCGCCGAAGCGTCAGTGGCTTCCACACCTTCTAGCTCTGTAGAAGATGACACGCTGTCAGAAGCACGCGGAAGCATACGTGCAGAATTATTGCCTAGAGCCATGTATTCTGTGCCTGTACCGCGTCTTGCCTTGAGGAGGCAAACAACGCAGTTGACACATTACATGCCAGATCGAGAGCGTGCCGACAGAGAAAAGAAAGCGTTCCTCGTTTTTTTCAGGAGAAGAAAGGCAGCGAGTTCCGGCTCTGCTTCGGATTTCATGCCTCTCTATGACCTACTTAAACGTGGTATAGAACTCTCTGTTCCGGAAACCTGGACAGCCAAAGTTGCCTTGGATAGCAACAAAGGCTGTCATGTGAAAATCGTCATTTTGGAAGAAAACTCTGCGCTGGACGTCTATGCGAAAGTTGAAGAGCGCCGGAAAACATTCAATCCTTGGAAGGTGGAGTCTGTGAGGTTGGTGCACCCAGGCGAAAGTGCCCTTCTCTCAGCCTCTAGTGGCAGCCATCCACTGGAACCAACATGGACACATTCTAGAGCTGCTCGTCTGAAGTTCCCAGCTAGCGGGTATGGATTCTACGGGTCCCACAGGTTCGAAGCTATGTGCAGGCGAGGTTTCGTAGAGGGTAACGATACAGTGACGTTCTGTGTGACGCTCATGCGCAAGTGGAACGCGCCCGTGGAATCCACCGCAGACGCAGCACCATAA